The following proteins are co-located in the Hemicordylus capensis ecotype Gifberg chromosome 11, rHemCap1.1.pri, whole genome shotgun sequence genome:
- the LOC128335364 gene encoding protein eva-1 homolog C-like isoform X2, translating into MPGSHWTSYFLVFGTVFFCFSAFLRAAPEFSGYLQKVLKNHTAHACDGEQLTVICPHKTSISILSAFYGRRVPSQNLCPSSGDLMLEDTDCVSATARQKMMDECQDQRWCHFSVHSHVFGPDPCPGTHKYLVVSYKCRPANHRLKTVCENEKLRMQCRNKSVLAIYSAIYGRPLWGKPECDSVNRTGPDIECLAPDALRRVSRRCHRKRNCTIVADSTTFGDPCFPGVRKQLRVSYTCVPRQLLEEVSRESQEDPFSITDYTHGVPEKVGFYFLCGVSGGLMFLLLLFAPKVAFLQDLKAAFKATELSNSLELETAKLHVKPDEDNHDDSSSESSFCHLTRTYHNSNNIFGPELTAALEGAADQRGHEGDEIWIPKESSPYAIHKIKSATK; encoded by the exons ATGCCTGGATCTCACTGGACGAGTTATTTTTTGGTCTTTGGAACGGTGTTCTTCTGCTTCTCAGCATTCCTGAGGGCAGCTCCGGAGTTTTCAG GTTACTTGCAGAAGGTTTTGAAGAACCATACTGCCCATGCCTGCGACGGGGAGCAGTTAACGGTCATTTGCCCGCATAAGACCAGCATCAGCATCCTTTCGGCGTTCTATGGCCGCCGAGTGCCCAGTCAAAACCTTTGCCCATCCTCGGGAGACCTCATGCTGGAGGACACGGATTGTGTGTCTGCTACAGCCCGCCAG AAAATGATGGATGAGTGTCAGGACCAGCGGTGGTGTCATTTCTCTGTCCACAGCCATGTGTTTGGGCCAGACCCATGTCCTGGGACACACAAGTACTTGGTGGTGTCCTACAAATGCAGACCAG CCAACCATCGCCTGAAGACGGTGTGTGAAAATGAGAAGCTAAGAATGCAGTGCCGGAACAAGTCTGTCCTGGCCATCTACTCTGCCATCTATGGGAGACCTTTGTGGGGGAAGCCAGAGTGTGATTCTGTGAATCGGACAGGACCTGACATAG AGTGTTTGGCTCCTGATGCTCTAAGGAGAGTTTCCCGGAGATGTCACAGGAAGAGAAACTGCACCATTGTTGCCGACAGCACCACCTttggtgacccctgcttccccGGAGTCAGGAAACAGCTGCGCGTCTCTTATACTTGTG TGCCAAGGCAGCTGCTGGAGGAAGTGAGCCGCGAATCCCAGGAAGACCCCTTCTCGATTACAGACTACACACATG GTGTTCCTGAGAAAGTGGGCTTCTATTTCCTGTGTGGTGTTTCAGGGGGCTTGATGTTTCTGCTCCTCCTCTTTGCCCCCAAAGTAGCCTTCCTGCAGGACTTGAAGGCAGCCTTCAAAGCCACCGAGTTGAGCAACAGCTTAGAACTGGAGACAGCCAAGTTGCACGTCAAACCGGACGAAGATAACCATGACGACAGCTCTTCGGAGTCCTCCTTCTGCCACCTCACCCGCACCTACCATAACTCCAACAACATATTTGGGCCCGAGCTGACTGCAGCCCTGGAAGGAGCAGCTGACCAGAGAGGCCATGAGGGAGACGAGATCTGGATCCCTAAAGAATCCAGTCCATATGCCATCCACAAAATTAAGTCTGCCACCAAGTGA
- the LOC128335364 gene encoding protein eva-1 homolog C-like isoform X1, which translates to MPGSHWTSYFLVFGTVFFCFSAFLRAAPEFSGYLQKVLKNHTAHACDGEQLTVICPHKTSISILSAFYGRRVPSQNLCPSSGDLMLEDTDCVSATARQKMMDECQDQRWCHFSVHSHVFGPDPCPGTHKYLVVSYKCRPANHRLKTVCENEKLRMQCRNKSVLAIYSAIYGRPLWGKPECDSVNRTGPDIECLAPDALRRVSRRCHRKRNCTIVADSTTFGDPCFPGVRKQLRVSYTCVPRQLLEEVSRESQEDPFSITDYTHGGWYTGPRLSRLQEHLMIFTSSLETFAHIWGVPEKVGFYFLCGVSGGLMFLLLLFAPKVAFLQDLKAAFKATELSNSLELETAKLHVKPDEDNHDDSSSESSFCHLTRTYHNSNNIFGPELTAALEGAADQRGHEGDEIWIPKESSPYAIHKIKSATK; encoded by the exons ATGCCTGGATCTCACTGGACGAGTTATTTTTTGGTCTTTGGAACGGTGTTCTTCTGCTTCTCAGCATTCCTGAGGGCAGCTCCGGAGTTTTCAG GTTACTTGCAGAAGGTTTTGAAGAACCATACTGCCCATGCCTGCGACGGGGAGCAGTTAACGGTCATTTGCCCGCATAAGACCAGCATCAGCATCCTTTCGGCGTTCTATGGCCGCCGAGTGCCCAGTCAAAACCTTTGCCCATCCTCGGGAGACCTCATGCTGGAGGACACGGATTGTGTGTCTGCTACAGCCCGCCAG AAAATGATGGATGAGTGTCAGGACCAGCGGTGGTGTCATTTCTCTGTCCACAGCCATGTGTTTGGGCCAGACCCATGTCCTGGGACACACAAGTACTTGGTGGTGTCCTACAAATGCAGACCAG CCAACCATCGCCTGAAGACGGTGTGTGAAAATGAGAAGCTAAGAATGCAGTGCCGGAACAAGTCTGTCCTGGCCATCTACTCTGCCATCTATGGGAGACCTTTGTGGGGGAAGCCAGAGTGTGATTCTGTGAATCGGACAGGACCTGACATAG AGTGTTTGGCTCCTGATGCTCTAAGGAGAGTTTCCCGGAGATGTCACAGGAAGAGAAACTGCACCATTGTTGCCGACAGCACCACCTttggtgacccctgcttccccGGAGTCAGGAAACAGCTGCGCGTCTCTTATACTTGTG TGCCAAGGCAGCTGCTGGAGGAAGTGAGCCGCGAATCCCAGGAAGACCCCTTCTCGATTACAGACTACACACATG GTGGCTGGTACACTGGGCCGCGGCTGTCCAGGCTCCAAGAGCATCTGATGATATTTACTAGCTCTCTGGAAACCTTTGCCCACATTTGGG GTGTTCCTGAGAAAGTGGGCTTCTATTTCCTGTGTGGTGTTTCAGGGGGCTTGATGTTTCTGCTCCTCCTCTTTGCCCCCAAAGTAGCCTTCCTGCAGGACTTGAAGGCAGCCTTCAAAGCCACCGAGTTGAGCAACAGCTTAGAACTGGAGACAGCCAAGTTGCACGTCAAACCGGACGAAGATAACCATGACGACAGCTCTTCGGAGTCCTCCTTCTGCCACCTCACCCGCACCTACCATAACTCCAACAACATATTTGGGCCCGAGCTGACTGCAGCCCTGGAAGGAGCAGCTGACCAGAGAGGCCATGAGGGAGACGAGATCTGGATCCCTAAAGAATCCAGTCCATATGCCATCCACAAAATTAAGTCTGCCACCAAGTGA